The following proteins come from a genomic window of Micromonospora echinofusca:
- the steA gene encoding putative cytokinetic ring protein SteA, protein MRLPTLRRTRNAEPGRILGTARLDRRTKRLVGRLRPGDIAVIDHVDLDRVAADSLVAVGVGAVLNAKPSVSGRYPNLGPEVLVAAGIPLLDDLGEGVFERIREGDTVRIEGNTVFVGDEPVAHGSLQDAETVAKSMADAREGLSVQLEAFAANTMDYLRQERDLLLDGVGVPEIQTEMQGRHCLIVVRGYDYKADLDVLRPYIREFKPVLIGVDGGADALVEAGYTPDMIIGDMDSVTDDVLRCGAEVIVHAYPDGRAPGLARVNGLGVPAVTFPAAATSEDLAMLLADEKGASLLVAVGTHATLVEFLDKGRGGMASTFLTRLKVGGKLVDAKGVSRLYRQSISGSSLLLLVLSAIAAMASAVAVSTVGKAYLGVVSEWWNNFVFQLEQLF, encoded by the coding sequence ATGCGTCTACCCACGTTGCGCCGGACCCGGAATGCGGAACCGGGCAGGATCCTCGGCACCGCGCGCCTCGACCGCCGGACAAAACGCCTGGTCGGCCGGCTCCGCCCCGGCGACATCGCGGTCATCGACCACGTCGACCTCGACCGGGTCGCCGCCGACTCGCTCGTCGCCGTCGGTGTCGGCGCGGTGCTCAACGCGAAGCCGTCGGTCTCCGGCCGCTACCCCAACCTGGGGCCGGAGGTGCTCGTCGCCGCCGGCATTCCCCTCCTGGACGACCTGGGCGAGGGGGTCTTCGAGCGGATCCGCGAGGGCGACACCGTCCGGATCGAGGGCAACACCGTCTTCGTCGGCGACGAGCCGGTGGCGCACGGCAGCCTCCAGGACGCCGAGACGGTGGCCAAGTCGATGGCCGACGCCCGCGAGGGGCTCTCGGTGCAGTTGGAGGCGTTCGCCGCCAACACGATGGACTACCTGCGCCAGGAGCGCGACCTGCTCCTCGATGGCGTCGGCGTGCCCGAAATCCAGACGGAGATGCAGGGGCGGCACTGCCTGATCGTGGTGCGCGGCTACGACTACAAGGCCGACCTGGACGTGCTGCGCCCCTACATCCGCGAGTTCAAGCCGGTCCTGATCGGTGTCGACGGCGGCGCCGACGCGCTGGTGGAGGCCGGCTACACGCCGGACATGATCATCGGCGACATGGACTCGGTCACCGACGACGTGCTGCGCTGCGGCGCCGAGGTGATCGTGCACGCCTACCCGGACGGCCGGGCGCCCGGGCTGGCCCGGGTCAACGGCCTCGGCGTCCCCGCGGTGACCTTCCCCGCGGCGGCGACGAGTGAGGACCTGGCCATGCTGCTGGCCGACGAGAAGGGCGCCTCGCTGCTGGTCGCCGTCGGCACCCACGCCACCCTTGTCGAGTTCCTCGACAAGGGTCGCGGCGGGATGGCCTCCACGTTCCTGACCCGACTCAAGGTCGGCGGCAAGCTGGTCGACGCCAAGGGGGTGAGCCGGCTCTACCGGCAGAGCATCTCCGGGTCGTCGCTGCTGCTGCTGGTGCTCTCCGCGATCGCGGCGATGGCGTCGGCGGTGGCGGTCTCCACCGTCGGCAAGGCGTATTTGGGCGTGGTCTCCGAGTGGTGGAACAATTTCGTGTTCCAGCTCGAACAGCTTTTCTAG
- the recN gene encoding DNA repair protein RecN has protein sequence MLEELRITGLGVIEDTTLPLTGGMNVITGETGAGKTMVVTGLGLLFGGRADAGRVRAQPGRAVVEGRLRLEGRVAATVHARITDAGGEPDEDGSVLLSRTVTVEGRSRAHLGGRSMPVSMLGEVGEQAVAVHGQSDQLRLLRPAEQRAALDRFAGPEHEKLLDALREAYARWRAVVDDLTDRRRNARERNQEADLLRLGLDEITRVDPQPGEDDELKAEAQRLEHAEGLRTAAQVAHQCVAGGVEATDETPDAAALLGTARRTLEAQAGTDPALGELAARLEEAATLVTDVSAELSAYLAALDADPARLQTVYERRAALRALTRKYADDVDGVIAWAEHARTRLSDLDTSDDLLEELDREASRLAGEVADLAGRVSTSRQEAATRFAEQVTVELAGLAMPHARIEVAVLPRAAGRTEPTLAVNGTEVGVGPDGGDEVELRLLAHPGAPSLPLQRGASGGELSRVMLAIEVVFAGSGGPPTLVFDEVDAGVGGQAAVEIGRRLARLARSHQVLVVTHLPQVAAFADRHLVVAKDTGGAVTTSGVRVVEDTERARELARMLAGLPDSDLGIAHAEELLAVAARERRP, from the coding sequence GTGCTGGAAGAGCTGCGCATCACCGGACTGGGCGTCATCGAGGACACCACGCTGCCGCTGACCGGCGGCATGAACGTCATCACCGGCGAGACCGGGGCGGGCAAGACCATGGTGGTCACCGGCCTCGGCCTGCTCTTCGGCGGGCGCGCCGACGCCGGCCGGGTGCGCGCCCAGCCGGGCCGGGCGGTGGTCGAGGGCCGGCTGCGCCTCGAGGGTCGCGTCGCCGCCACCGTGCACGCGCGGATCACCGACGCGGGCGGCGAGCCCGACGAGGACGGCTCGGTGCTGCTGAGCCGCACCGTCACCGTGGAGGGCCGCTCCCGGGCGCACCTGGGCGGGCGGAGCATGCCGGTGTCGATGCTCGGCGAGGTGGGCGAGCAGGCGGTGGCCGTGCACGGCCAGTCCGACCAGCTGCGGCTGCTGCGGCCGGCCGAGCAGCGCGCCGCGCTGGACCGCTTCGCCGGCCCGGAGCACGAGAAGCTGCTCGACGCGCTGCGCGAGGCGTACGCCCGCTGGCGCGCGGTGGTCGACGACCTGACCGACCGGCGGCGCAACGCCCGTGAGCGCAACCAGGAGGCCGACCTGCTGCGGCTCGGCCTCGACGAGATCACCCGGGTCGACCCGCAGCCGGGTGAGGACGACGAGCTGAAGGCGGAGGCGCAGCGGCTGGAGCACGCCGAAGGGCTGCGCACGGCGGCGCAGGTGGCCCACCAGTGCGTGGCCGGCGGCGTGGAGGCGACCGACGAGACCCCGGACGCGGCGGCGCTGCTCGGCACCGCCCGCCGCACCCTCGAGGCGCAGGCCGGCACGGATCCGGCCCTGGGTGAGCTGGCGGCACGGCTGGAGGAGGCGGCGACGCTCGTCACGGACGTCTCCGCCGAGCTGTCGGCCTACCTCGCGGCGCTCGACGCCGACCCGGCCCGGTTGCAGACCGTCTACGAGCGGCGGGCGGCGCTGCGCGCACTCACCCGCAAGTACGCCGACGACGTCGACGGGGTGATCGCCTGGGCCGAGCACGCCCGCACCCGGCTGTCCGACCTGGACACCTCCGACGACCTGCTGGAGGAGCTGGACCGGGAGGCATCCCGGCTGGCCGGCGAGGTGGCCGACCTGGCCGGCCGGGTGTCGACGTCGCGGCAGGAGGCGGCGACCCGTTTCGCCGAGCAGGTCACCGTCGAGCTGGCCGGGCTGGCCATGCCGCACGCGAGGATCGAGGTGGCGGTGCTGCCCCGCGCGGCCGGCCGCACCGAGCCGACCCTCGCGGTCAACGGCACCGAGGTCGGCGTCGGCCCGGACGGCGGCGACGAGGTCGAGCTGCGGCTGCTGGCCCACCCGGGCGCGCCCTCGCTGCCGTTGCAGCGCGGCGCCTCCGGCGGCGAGCTGTCCCGGGTGATGCTCGCCATCGAGGTGGTCTTCGCCGGCTCGGGCGGGCCGCCCACGCTGGTCTTCGACGAGGTCGACGCCGGGGTCGGCGGCCAGGCCGCCGTGGAGATCGGCCGCCGGCTGGCCCGGCTGGCCCGCAGCCATCAGGTCCTCGTCGTCACCCACCTGCCGCAGGTGGCCGCCTTCGCCGACCGGCACCTGGTGGTGGCCAAGGACACGGGCGGGGCGGTGACCACGAGCGGGGTCCGGGTGGTGGAGGACACCGAGCGCGCCCGGGAACTCGCCCGCATGCTCGCGGGTTTGCCCGACTCCGACCTGGGTATCGCGCACGCCGAGGAACTTCTCGCCGTGGCGGCCCGCGAAAGGCGCCCGTGA
- a CDS encoding NAD kinase — MSRTALLVTHTGRRRSTEHARAVAADLISAGFEVRVVAEEADDLDLPGVVPVTGPEAAEGAEIVFALGGDGTFLRAAELARPAKVPLIGINLGKVGFLAEAEIDDLDSAVRDVVERNYTVDERLTLDVTAEFDGGPTIESWALNEISVEKGERAQMLELLVDVDGRPLSRYGCDGVVCATPTGSTAYAFSGGGPVVWPEVEALLLVPISAHALFSRPLVTAPTSTFAITVDPFTTLAVLSCDGRRVYDLPPGARVTVRRGALPVRVVRLRDRPFTDRLVAKFDLPVQGWRGNRR, encoded by the coding sequence GTGAGCCGCACGGCGCTGCTGGTGACGCACACCGGTCGCCGGCGCAGCACCGAGCACGCCCGCGCCGTGGCCGCCGACCTGATCTCTGCCGGCTTCGAGGTGCGGGTCGTGGCCGAGGAGGCCGACGACCTCGACCTGCCCGGCGTGGTCCCGGTGACCGGCCCGGAGGCGGCCGAGGGCGCCGAGATCGTCTTCGCGCTCGGCGGGGACGGCACCTTCCTGCGTGCGGCGGAGCTGGCCCGCCCGGCGAAGGTGCCGCTGATCGGCATCAACCTCGGCAAGGTCGGCTTCCTCGCCGAGGCCGAGATCGACGACCTGGACAGCGCGGTACGCGACGTCGTCGAGCGCAACTACACCGTCGACGAGCGGCTCACCCTCGACGTGACCGCCGAGTTCGACGGCGGCCCGACCATCGAGTCCTGGGCGCTCAACGAGATCAGCGTCGAGAAGGGCGAGCGTGCCCAGATGCTGGAGCTGCTCGTCGACGTCGACGGCCGTCCCCTGTCCCGGTACGGCTGCGACGGGGTGGTCTGCGCGACCCCCACCGGCTCGACGGCGTACGCGTTCTCCGGCGGCGGGCCGGTGGTCTGGCCGGAGGTGGAGGCCCTGCTGCTGGTGCCGATCAGCGCGCACGCGCTGTTCAGCCGCCCGCTGGTCACCGCGCCCACGTCGACGTTCGCCATCACCGTCGACCCGTTCACCACCCTCGCGGTGCTGTCCTGCGACGGCCGGCGGGTCTACGACCTGCCGCCGGGGGCGCGGGTCACGGTGCGCCGAGGCGCGTTGCCGGTGCGCGTCGTGCGGTTGCGGGACCGTCCGTTCACCGACCGGCTGGTGGCGAAGTTCGACCTGCCCGTGCAGGGCTGGCGCGGCAACCGACGCTGA
- a CDS encoding TlyA family RNA methyltransferase — MARRNRLDAELVRRGLARSREQAAALVEAGRVQLRGVPARKSAAMVDPADALLVTGEDPGSEYVSRGGHKLAGALAAFAPGGLTVAGRRCLDAGASTGGFTDVLLRAEAAEVVAVDVGYGQLAWPLRNDPRVRVFERTNVRTLTPEAIDGPVDLTVADLSFISLRLVLPALAGCTRPDGDLALMVKPQFEVGKERVGAGGVVRDPLLRAEAVLDVAAAAARLDLGLADVAASPLPGPSGNVEFFVWLRRDAPPADPERVRAVVTAGPGSPVRSGDRPDAATEEVAG, encoded by the coding sequence ATGGCACGTCGTAACCGGCTGGACGCCGAACTCGTCCGCCGCGGCCTGGCCCGGTCCCGGGAACAGGCCGCGGCGCTGGTGGAGGCCGGCCGGGTCCAGCTGCGCGGCGTGCCGGCCCGCAAGTCCGCCGCGATGGTCGACCCCGCCGACGCGCTCCTGGTCACCGGCGAGGACCCCGGCTCGGAGTACGTCTCCCGGGGCGGGCACAAGCTGGCCGGCGCCCTGGCCGCGTTCGCGCCGGGCGGGCTGACGGTGGCCGGCCGGCGGTGCCTGGACGCGGGCGCCTCCACCGGCGGCTTCACCGACGTGCTGCTGCGCGCCGAGGCGGCGGAGGTGGTCGCGGTCGACGTCGGCTACGGGCAGCTCGCCTGGCCGCTGCGCAACGACCCCCGCGTGCGGGTCTTCGAGCGCACCAACGTCCGTACGCTGACGCCGGAGGCCATCGACGGGCCGGTCGACCTCACGGTCGCCGACCTGTCGTTCATCTCGCTGCGGCTGGTGCTGCCGGCGCTGGCCGGCTGTACCCGGCCCGACGGCGACCTGGCGCTGATGGTCAAGCCGCAGTTCGAGGTCGGCAAGGAGCGGGTGGGTGCCGGCGGGGTGGTCCGTGACCCGCTGCTGCGGGCGGAGGCCGTGCTCGACGTGGCCGCCGCGGCGGCCCGGCTCGACCTGGGCCTGGCCGACGTGGCCGCCAGCCCGCTGCCGGGGCCGAGCGGCAACGTCGAGTTCTTCGTATGGTTACGCCGGGACGCACCGCCGGCCGATCCGGAGCGGGTGCGCGCGGTGGTGACCGCCGGGCCGGGTAGCCCGGTGCGCTCCGGCGACCGGCCGGACGCGGCGACGGAGGAGGTGGCCGGGTGA
- a CDS encoding phasin family protein, whose translation MQDAWRAYLELAMGLTEAPRKKAQDAVRRVVGSGGATAAQLQTLAEELVSTGAANREALTKLVRFEVDRALGAVGLATADEVAELTRRVHELERQLRDAKATPGAPTPVPAGVLEPAGPGSVAASSAAPGVAEPAVPTSATPGAVARPAVAKKALAKKAVAKKAVAKRAPSALAPTEDAAEPVRPAKKAPARKRPPQGEA comes from the coding sequence ATGCAGGACGCGTGGCGCGCCTACCTCGAGCTGGCCATGGGCCTCACGGAGGCGCCCCGGAAGAAGGCCCAGGACGCGGTTCGCCGGGTCGTCGGCTCGGGCGGGGCGACCGCCGCCCAGTTGCAGACCCTCGCCGAGGAGCTGGTCTCCACCGGCGCCGCCAACCGTGAGGCGCTGACCAAGCTGGTCCGCTTCGAGGTGGACCGGGCCCTCGGCGCGGTGGGGCTCGCCACCGCCGACGAGGTCGCCGAGCTGACCCGCCGGGTGCACGAGCTGGAGCGTCAGCTCCGCGACGCCAAGGCGACCCCCGGCGCCCCGACGCCGGTCCCCGCCGGCGTCCTGGAGCCGGCGGGCCCGGGGTCCGTCGCCGCGTCGTCGGCCGCCCCGGGGGTCGCCGAGCCGGCCGTACCCACCTCGGCGACCCCCGGGGCGGTCGCCAGGCCGGCGGTGGCGAAGAAGGCGCTGGCCAAGAAGGCCGTCGCCAAGAAGGCGGTGGCCAAGCGGGCGCCGTCCGCCCTCGCCCCCACCGAGGACGCCGCGGAGCCGGTCCGCCCGGCGAAGAAGGCGCCGGCCCGCAAACGACCGCCGCAGGGCGAGGCGTGA
- a CDS encoding SCP2 sterol-binding domain-containing protein — protein MASVDECRQALRDLAARLDRNAETVREKVDFDRTLACRVTDLETAFHGRLSGGRLVDLADGDDPKAKIALSTGSDDLLALVRGELDITRAVTSRRVSIKANPLDLMKLRKLL, from the coding sequence GTGGCCAGCGTGGACGAATGCCGGCAGGCGTTGCGGGATCTGGCGGCGCGGCTGGACCGCAACGCGGAGACGGTGCGGGAGAAGGTCGACTTCGACCGGACGCTGGCCTGCCGCGTCACCGACCTGGAGACCGCCTTCCACGGCCGGCTCTCCGGCGGTCGCCTGGTCGACCTGGCCGACGGCGACGACCCGAAGGCCAAGATCGCGCTGAGCACCGGCAGCGACGACCTGCTCGCGCTGGTCCGCGGCGAGCTCGACATCACCCGCGCGGTCACGTCCCGACGAGTGTCGATCAAGGCGAACCCGCTCGACCTGATGAAGCTGCGCAAGCTGCTCTGA
- a CDS encoding HAD-IIA family hydrolase, with product MTTGAGERLVDGYALVVFDLDGVIYLIDRPVPGAVEAVGRLHAEGRSVAYATNNASRRSSEVADLLTGMGVPARPEEVLTSAAAAAELLRDRLPAGAAVLVVGTEALRAELRAVGLTPVSRADESPLAVVQGFGPQVCWADLAEASVAARGGATWVATNADPTLPSGRGPLPGNGSLVAVLRTALGRDPDVIVGKPEPALFTTAARRAGQGRTLLVGDRLDTDIEGARRAGLDSLLVLTGVSDAAELLAAPAHRRPTYVSMDLAGLFDPAAVVRVPGPADAGGWSVAPRDDTLELRGAGRPLDALAALCGAAWSGRAALVRPGSAEAEKALAELGLAD from the coding sequence ATGACGACGGGTGCCGGGGAACGGCTGGTCGACGGGTACGCCCTGGTCGTTTTCGACCTGGATGGCGTGATCTACCTGATCGACCGGCCGGTCCCCGGCGCGGTCGAGGCGGTCGGCCGGCTGCACGCCGAGGGCCGTTCGGTGGCGTACGCGACCAACAACGCCTCGCGCCGCTCCAGCGAGGTGGCCGACCTGCTCACCGGGATGGGCGTGCCCGCCCGGCCCGAGGAGGTGCTCACCTCCGCGGCGGCCGCCGCCGAGCTGCTTCGTGACCGGCTGCCGGCCGGCGCCGCCGTGCTGGTCGTCGGCACGGAGGCGCTGCGGGCGGAGCTGCGCGCGGTGGGGCTCACCCCGGTGTCCCGGGCCGACGAGTCACCGCTCGCGGTGGTGCAGGGGTTCGGCCCGCAGGTCTGCTGGGCGGACCTGGCCGAGGCTTCGGTGGCCGCACGCGGCGGTGCGACCTGGGTCGCCACCAACGCCGATCCGACGCTGCCCAGCGGCCGGGGGCCACTGCCGGGCAACGGTTCCCTGGTCGCCGTGCTGCGTACGGCGCTCGGCCGGGACCCCGACGTGATCGTCGGCAAGCCCGAGCCGGCCCTGTTCACCACGGCGGCCCGCCGCGCCGGGCAGGGCCGGACGCTGCTGGTCGGCGACCGGCTGGACACCGACATCGAGGGCGCCCGGCGGGCCGGCCTGGACAGCCTGCTCGTGCTCACCGGCGTGAGCGACGCGGCCGAGCTGCTCGCCGCCCCGGCGCACCGCAGGCCGACGTACGTCTCGATGGATCTGGCGGGGCTCTTCGACCCGGCCGCCGTCGTGCGGGTCCCGGGCCCGGCGGACGCCGGCGGCTGGTCGGTGGCGCCGCGCGACGACACGCTGGAGCTGCGCGGGGCGGGCCGCCCGCTGGACGCCCTGGCGGCGCTCTGCGGAGCCGCCTGGTCGGGACGGGCGGCGCTGGTCCGTCCCGGGTCGGCCGAGGCGGAGAAGGCGCTGGCCGAACTCGGTCTGGCGGACTGA
- a CDS encoding tetratricopeptide repeat protein translates to MLSLAKPVAETVARHLVATGQLIDEDPAEALAHALAARRLASRIAAVREAVGLAAYHAGEWQTAIAELRTYHRMSGLQSHLAVLADCERALGRPERAIDLFRGADREKLDQAVATELLIVAAGARGDLGQKDAAVAMLQVPELTSETAEPWTARLRYAYADALLAVGRREEAREWFSRAADVDAEGETDAAERLLELDGVVIEGDEEDEEPAEEVASGPGAPGAVPARPDADLTGDAEPTDDDADDRDDDEDDRDDEDDDEDDEQDEAAVAAVPADDLSDDELTDDEAGSVAAGSTGDDSGARAGGGEATASGGSDAAQR, encoded by the coding sequence CTGCTCTCGCTGGCGAAGCCGGTCGCCGAGACGGTCGCCCGGCACCTGGTGGCGACGGGCCAGTTGATCGACGAGGACCCCGCCGAGGCGCTGGCGCACGCGCTGGCGGCCCGTCGGCTGGCGTCCCGGATCGCCGCCGTGCGTGAGGCGGTAGGCCTGGCCGCGTACCACGCGGGGGAGTGGCAGACCGCGATCGCGGAGCTGCGCACGTACCACCGGATGAGCGGGTTGCAGAGCCACCTGGCGGTGCTCGCGGACTGCGAGCGGGCGCTGGGCCGGCCGGAGCGGGCGATCGACCTGTTCCGTGGCGCGGACCGGGAGAAGCTGGACCAGGCAGTGGCGACCGAGCTGCTGATCGTGGCGGCCGGGGCGCGCGGTGACCTGGGTCAGAAGGACGCCGCCGTGGCCATGCTCCAGGTTCCCGAGCTGACGAGCGAGACGGCTGAGCCGTGGACGGCGCGCCTGCGGTACGCGTACGCCGACGCCCTGCTCGCGGTGGGCCGTCGCGAGGAGGCCCGCGAGTGGTTCTCCCGGGCGGCCGACGTCGACGCCGAGGGCGAGACCGACGCCGCCGAGCGGCTGCTGGAGCTCGACGGCGTGGTGATCGAGGGCGACGAGGAGGACGAGGAGCCCGCCGAGGAGGTCGCCTCCGGCCCTGGTGCCCCGGGTGCGGTGCCGGCCCGACCGGACGCCGACCTCACCGGTGACGCGGAGCCGACGGACGACGACGCGGACGACCGGGACGACGACGAGGACGACCGCGACGACGAGGACGACGACGAGGACGACGAGCAGGACGAGGCCGCTGTCGCGGCGGTGCCGGCGGACGACCTGTCCGACGACGAGTTGACCGACGACGAGGCGGGCTCCGTCGCCGCCGGGTCGACCGGCGACGACAGCGGTGCCCGCGCCGGTGGCGGCGAGGCCACCGCCTCCGGCGGGTCGGACGCCGCGCAGCGATGA
- the tyrS gene encoding tyrosine--tRNA ligase gives MTDSSLPPPRRDSLTDDLQWRGLIQDSTDLDELRTLLDGDAAVYYVGFDPTAPSLHVGHLVQVATARRLQLAGHRPLLLVGGATGQIGDPKESAERTLNPPEVVAGWVARIRDQLAPFVSYEGGNAAQLVNNLDWTGEMSVVEFLRDVGKHFPVNKMLAREVVRARLESGISFTEFSYQLLQANDFFELHRRHGCQLQFGGSDQWGNITAGVDYIRRRGAGPVQAFTTPLVTKSDGTKFGKTEGGAIWLDPEMTSPYAFYQFWVNIDDRDVSRYLRYFSFRSREELEALEKETAERPAARAAQRALAEELTTLVHGEREMAQVVAASQALFGRGSLDELAPATLRAALTEAGLVHVDELPDVAGLLRDAGLVPSLKEARRVIAEGGAYVNNTRVTETDAIVGPGDLLHGRYLVLRRGKRSFAGVELRG, from the coding sequence GTGACCGACAGCAGCCTCCCGCCGCCCAGGCGGGACTCCCTGACCGATGACCTGCAGTGGCGGGGCCTGATCCAGGACTCCACCGACCTCGACGAGCTGCGTACGCTGCTCGACGGAGATGCCGCCGTCTATTACGTGGGCTTCGACCCGACGGCGCCGAGCCTGCACGTCGGCCACCTCGTGCAGGTCGCCACGGCGCGTCGGCTCCAGCTCGCCGGGCACCGCCCGCTGCTGCTCGTCGGCGGCGCCACCGGTCAGATCGGTGACCCGAAGGAGAGCGCCGAGCGCACCCTCAACCCACCGGAGGTGGTCGCCGGCTGGGTGGCCCGGATCCGCGACCAGCTCGCCCCCTTCGTCTCGTACGAGGGGGGGAACGCGGCCCAGCTGGTCAACAACCTGGACTGGACCGGCGAGATGTCGGTGGTCGAGTTCCTCCGCGACGTCGGCAAGCACTTCCCGGTCAACAAGATGCTGGCCCGGGAGGTGGTCCGGGCGCGGCTGGAGAGCGGCATCAGCTTCACCGAGTTCAGCTACCAGCTGCTCCAGGCCAACGACTTCTTCGAGCTGCACCGCCGGCACGGCTGCCAGCTCCAGTTCGGCGGCTCGGACCAGTGGGGCAACATCACCGCCGGCGTCGACTACATCCGCCGGCGTGGCGCCGGCCCGGTGCAGGCGTTCACCACGCCGCTGGTGACGAAGTCCGACGGTACGAAGTTCGGCAAGACCGAGGGCGGCGCCATCTGGCTCGACCCCGAGATGACCAGCCCGTACGCCTTCTACCAGTTCTGGGTCAACATCGACGACCGGGACGTGAGCCGCTACCTGCGCTACTTCAGCTTCCGTTCCCGCGAGGAGTTGGAGGCGTTGGAGAAGGAGACCGCCGAGCGGCCCGCGGCCCGGGCGGCGCAGCGGGCGCTCGCCGAGGAGCTGACCACCCTCGTGCACGGCGAGCGCGAGATGGCGCAGGTGGTGGCCGCGAGCCAGGCGCTCTTCGGTCGGGGCTCGCTGGACGAGCTGGCGCCGGCGACGCTGCGGGCCGCGCTGACCGAGGCCGGCCTGGTCCACGTCGACGAGCTGCCCGACGTCGCCGGGCTGCTGCGCGACGCCGGGCTGGTGCCGAGCCTCAAGGAGGCACGGCGGGTGATCGCCGAGGGCGGCGCCTACGTGAACAACACCCGGGTCACCGAGACCGACGCCATCGTGGGCCCCGGGGACCTGCTGCACGGCCGGTACCTGGTGCTGCGCCGCGGCAAGCGGTCGTTCGCCGGGGTCGAGCTGCGCGGCTGA
- a CDS encoding PaaI family thioesterase — MEEGNAVDMPDLTGGFVALLGLELDEVGRDRVVIRWQVRPELHQPFGIQHGGVYCSVAETAASIGGALWLGERGRVVGVSNQTDFLRAVHDGELTAVGTPVHRGRSQQLWQVEITDADARLVARGQVRLQNLYPA, encoded by the coding sequence ATCGAGGAGGGAAACGCCGTGGACATGCCGGATCTGACGGGTGGCTTCGTCGCCCTGCTCGGCCTCGAACTCGACGAGGTGGGCCGCGACCGGGTGGTGATCCGTTGGCAGGTCCGGCCCGAGCTGCACCAGCCGTTCGGGATCCAGCACGGCGGCGTCTACTGCTCGGTGGCCGAGACCGCCGCCAGCATCGGCGGGGCGCTGTGGCTGGGCGAGCGGGGACGCGTCGTGGGTGTGTCGAACCAGACCGACTTCCTGCGCGCGGTGCACGACGGCGAGCTGACCGCCGTGGGCACGCCCGTGCACCGGGGGCGCAGCCAGCAGCTCTGGCAGGTGGAGATCACCGATGCCGACGCCCGGCTCGTGGCCCGGGGACAGGTCCGGTTGCAGAACCTCTATCCGGCCTGA
- a CDS encoding hemolysin family protein, translating to MQSIWTQLALVGVLVVLNAVFAGSEMALVSLRDSQIQRLERTSRAGRVLARLAKDPNRFLATIQIGITLAGFLASAAAAVSLAKPLVPLLSALGGAAETVAIVVVTLALTFVTLVFGELAPKRIAMQAAERWALLVARPLDLLASVTRPAVWALGATSDLVVRLVGLNPKHEPDEIGPDELRDIVSGNHGFTKEQRTIIAGAVEIADRQLRAVLVPRLQVFTLDSGTTAEAARLLLAATGHSRAPVVRHGGLDDAVGVIHLRDLVGVPEDRPVDECARPPMLLPDSLPVVDALRQFKAERQHIALVVDERGAVDGIVTLEDILEEIVGEIYDETDRDVRSVRTEPDGTMWLPGTFPVHDLADVGVELPGRPGGDYTTIAGLVLACLGHIPTVAGESVVVDSWELEVARIDHRAITGVRLRRRAEPVPDDDTEAVLDEARS from the coding sequence GTGCAGAGCATCTGGACCCAACTGGCCCTGGTCGGTGTCCTGGTCGTCCTCAACGCGGTGTTCGCCGGCAGCGAGATGGCGCTGGTCTCGCTGCGGGACAGCCAGATCCAGCGGTTGGAACGCACCAGCCGGGCCGGCCGGGTGCTGGCCCGCCTCGCCAAGGACCCGAACCGCTTCCTGGCCACCATCCAGATCGGCATCACCCTCGCCGGCTTCCTGGCGTCGGCCGCGGCGGCGGTGTCGCTGGCCAAGCCCCTGGTGCCGCTGCTCAGCGCGCTCGGCGGCGCCGCCGAGACCGTCGCGATCGTGGTGGTCACCCTCGCGTTGACCTTCGTCACCCTGGTCTTCGGCGAGCTGGCCCCGAAGCGGATCGCCATGCAGGCGGCCGAGCGGTGGGCGCTGCTGGTGGCCCGTCCGCTGGACCTGCTCGCCTCCGTGACCCGGCCGGCCGTCTGGGCGCTCGGCGCCACCAGCGACCTGGTCGTACGCCTGGTCGGCCTCAATCCCAAGCACGAGCCCGACGAGATCGGCCCCGACGAGTTGCGGGACATCGTCTCCGGCAACCACGGCTTCACCAAGGAGCAGCGCACCATCATCGCCGGCGCCGTGGAGATCGCCGACCGGCAGCTGCGGGCGGTGCTCGTACCCCGGTTGCAGGTCTTCACGCTCGACAGCGGGACCACGGCGGAGGCCGCGCGGCTGCTGCTGGCGGCCACCGGCCACTCCCGGGCGCCGGTGGTGCGCCACGGCGGCCTCGACGACGCGGTCGGCGTGATCCACCTGCGTGACCTGGTCGGCGTCCCCGAGGACCGGCCGGTCGACGAGTGCGCCCGCCCGCCGATGCTGTTGCCGGACTCCCTGCCGGTGGTGGACGCGCTGCGGCAGTTCAAGGCCGAACGCCAGCACATCGCCCTGGTGGTGGACGAGCGGGGCGCGGTCGACGGGATCGTCACCCTGGAGGACATCCTGGAGGAGATCGTCGGGGAGATCTACGACGAGACCGACCGGGACGTGCGTTCCGTACGCACCGAGCCGGACGGCACGATGTGGCTCCCCGGCACCTTCCCCGTGCACGACCTGGCCGACGTCGGCGTCGAGCTGCCCGGCCGTCCCGGCGGCGACTACACCACCATCGCCGGCCTCGTGCTCGCCTGCCTCGGCCACATCCCCACCGTGGCGGGGGAGAGCGTCGTCGTCGACAGCTGGGAGCTGGAGGTCGCCCGCATCGACCACCGGGCCATCACCGGGGTACGACTGCGCCGGCGCGCCGAGCCGGTGCCCGACGACGACACCGAGGCCGTGCTGGACGAGGCCCGCAGCTGA